The Dehalococcoidia bacterium DNA segment TTCAAGTTTACACAAAATAACAGAATGGGATCGTCCTCCACTTCCTCTTCTTAGAGATAAAGAAGTTATACAAGAACAACCTGATCAAAGATCTATAGCTGAAAGATATACAGAGGACGCAGTTAAGTTTATAAGAGAAAATAATAACAGCCCTTTTTTCTTATATCTTGCTCATATGCAAGTTCACCTTCCATTATATGCTGCAGAAAAATTTGTAAAAGAATCTAAAAATGGAGATTATGGAGCATGCGTAGCAAGTATCGATTGGTCTACAAAAGTAATTTTTGATGAGTTAAAAGAATTAGGTATTGATGAAAATACAATAGTTATATTTACTAGTGACAATGGATCAAGACTACAAAATCAAGGTGGAAGTAATGGAAATCTAAGAGGAGGTAAGGGTCAAACATGGGATGGAGGTCAAAGGGTACCTTGTATTATTAGGTGGCCTGGAAAAATTAATAAAGGCGAAGAAACAGATAACCTTGCTACAACAATGGATTTTTTGCCCTCAATTACAAAGTTAATTGGAGCTGAACTTCCTAGAAAAAAAATAGACGGTGTAGAAATGTCAGATTTACTTTTTGCTAACGATAATACATCTAAAAGAGATTCCTTTGTTTACTATAATGAAGATGAATTAGAGGCAATAAGATACAAGAATTGGAAATTACATTTCAAAAAAGAAGGAAAAATAATAGATGAATTATATGATTTAGATAATGATATTGGTGAAGAATCTAATTTGTTTGATAATAATAAAGAAATAGTCAAAGAATTATCAAATTTAGCAGATGAATATCGAAAAAATCTAGGAGATAAATCCTTAAACATAGTAGGAAAAGAGGTAAGGCCTGCCAGTGAGATTGAAAACCCAAAACCACTAACTGAATTTGATGAAAATCATCCATACATGTATGCAGAATACGATAAAGGTGAAAGAGGATAAAAATAGGAGAAATATATGAATAATAAAAGACCAAATATAATACTTATAATGTCTGACGATTTAGGCTATGAAGTTATAAATGCAAATGGAGGGACCTCTTATGAAACACCTAGACTAAATAATTTAGCAGAAACTGGAATAAGATTTGAGAATGCTCATGCCCAACCATTGTGCACACCAACAAGAATTCAATTAATGACAGGAAAATATAATTTTAGAAATTATATCGGGTTTGGTTTAATGGATCCCAATGAAAAAACTTTTGGGCATATCATGAGTGATAATGGATATAAAACCTTAATATCTGGTAAATGGCAACTATACTCATATAATCCACCTGATGAAATGCCTGAAGAAAGAAATAAAGGTCAAAAAATAGAGGATGCAGGATTTGATGAATTTTGCGTTTGGCATGCTCATCAAACAGAAGAAAAAGGGTCAAGATATAAAAATCCCATTGTATACCAAAATGGTGAATATCTAAGTAAAGAAATTACTGAAGGAAACTATGGAGAAGATATTTTTTCAGATTATATTTTAGACTTTATGGAAAGAAATATTGATGACCCCTTTTTTGTTTATTTCCCAATGACTCTAACTCATAGACCTTTGGAACCTACACCAGATAGTCAAGAATTTGCTGTTTTTGACCCTCCATCTAATAAAACACTTGGTGGAAGAACTTGGGAACAATTAGAAGGATGGGATGATGATTCTAAATATTATAAAGATATGGTTGAGTACCATGATAAAACTATAGGGAAAATTGTTGATAAATTAGATTCTTTGGGCATTAGAGAAAATACTTTGATTTTATATTTGGGAGACAATGGTTCCCCTATCGAAGTTTCTTCTTTTATGGGAGATTTAGAAATACCAGGAGGAAAAGGTAAAACAATTGATACAGGTACTCATGTACCACTCATTTGTAATTGGAAAAGTAAAATTCCTGCGTCTTTAGTTAGTACAAATCTTGTAGATACTACAGATTTTCTTCCAACAATTTTTGAGGCTACAGGCATAAAATTTCCAGAAAATTATATTATAGATGGAAAATCTTTTTATCCTCAATTATTAGGAGAAGATGGAGACCCTAGAGACTGGATCTTCTTTCACTTTGATGCTGGAGGAAGAAACAAAAGACCAATTCAAAGATTTCTTAGAAATCACTCATGGAAATTATATGAAGATGGAAGAATGTTTGACATGAAATCTGATCTTAACGAAAAAAATGCTTACCTCCCTGAAAATGATTCAGATGAAAGCAAAGAAAACAGAAATATTTTGGAACCTATTTTTGGAGAATTAAAATAACTCTTAGTGACTAAAATAGGAGTCTGTTTTTTCATTTTCAGGAGGAGAGAACAGACTCCTATTTAGTCGAGATAAGAAGAGATAATTATCTTATTATTGTAGTGCACCAACTTCCGTCAGTAGTGCCTGAGTTGCCTCAAGATCACCAAGCTGAGAGATGTCAATATCTGGCTTACTCAATGATTCCATATCTACTAGCATTCTGTTTGGAGTTACTCCTTCAGTCACTAGTGGGTACTCATGTACTTGAGTAGCAAAGTATTGTTGTGCAATTTTTGATGTCATGAATGTCATGAATCTTTCTGCATTGTCTTTGTTATCTGAAGAATCTAAAATACCTGCTCCAGAAACTAATACAACTGAACCAGCATCACCATTATTGAGATAGTGGTTTGCAGCTTTAAAGTTTTCACCTTCTTTGGCTTGGAATCTGTGTAGGTAATAGTGATTTACCATACCAAATTCAATTTCTTGGTCAGCAGCAGCTTGAACCTGTGGTGTGTTTTTAGGATACACAATTGGTTCATTGGCCACTATTCCCTCTAACCAAGTTTTAGTTTTTGCTTCACCCCAGTAAATTCTCATTCCTGTAATCATAGCTTGGAATGATCCATTTGTTGGTGCCCAACCTAATTTACCTTTGTATTTTGGATCAGTAAGATCTTCCATAGATGTAGGTAGATCAGCTGCAGCTGTAACATCTGGGTTATATACTAAAACTCTTGCTCTTCCTGTTATACCGATCCATTTGCATCCACCGTTAGCTTCTCTAGGAGCTACAGCCCAAGCAGGAATTAAGTCACATACTTCTCTTGACATTGGGTCAAGCATAGCAGAAACAGAACCTAATCCACCAGGATCTTGTGCATAAAAAACATCGGCAGGAGTTTTACTTCCTTCTGTCTCTAACAAACTCACCATCTCAGGTGTTTTACCATACTTTGTTTCGACAGGTATTCCTGTAAGAACAGAGAATTCTTCAATAATTGGACCTACTAAAGATTCAGATCTTCCAGAATAAATTACTAATGTCTTTTCTTCTTTTTCAACTTCCTTTTCAACAATAACAGGAACTTCAATTTCCTTGACAACTTCTGTTATGACTGTTTCACCAGGAACTTCTACTTCTTTAATTACTTCCTTTTCAACAACAACTTGTTTTTCTACTTCAATAACCTCAGTTTCTGCATTGTAACAAGCAAAGAACGCGAACATTCCGAGCATTGAAATCAAAGTAATCTTAATTGATTTTTTCAAGTTAATTCTCCTCAAAATAATTGTTTACCAGTCGAGTATACAATGCAAAAATCAAGATTGTCAACCATATAAGTAGACTTTATTTATTTCTTAGTTGGAACTCGTAATATGATATAAGAAATTCCGATAATGCCAGCTAATCCTACTATCAACTGAACCCAAATTAATTCAATTACGAAAAATATAGCAAATGAACAGAATATTATAATCATTGAAAAGGCTAATATTTTTGATTTTAGAGGCATACCCTTGCCTTCATAATAATCTTTTATATATTTACCAAAAATTTTATTATTAATTAGCCAGTTATATAACTTTTCAGATGATCTTATATAACAACCTGCAGCAAGAATTAAAAAAATAGTAGTAGGAAGACCAGGAACAAATATACCAAGATATCCTATGCCAACAAAAAGCGAACCTAAAAGAATCCATAAAATCCTAATAAGTTTATTTTTTTTAGGCTTAACTATTTTCTCAGTCAACAGAACTCCAAAAATTTTAAGTTAGATTGTGAGGAACCAAATCAATTATAAATCAGTTCAAACAATAGTCAACGCTATAAGGAAATAAAGAAATCTTAGTATATTAAAAAAAAAAAATAAGATATATTACTGATAGCAGAAAATTATAAAATTCTTAATGACACAAAAACAAAACTCAATTTTTTATGGATGGAAAATAGTATTTGTTATGGCAATAACATCTTCAATGACTATGGCTTTAGGAACCTTAAATTTTGGTTTATTTATTAAGCCTATGGGCGATGAATTACTCATAGGGAGATCATATTTTGGATGGGCATCGACGGCAAGGCAGATAGTAGGAGGATTAACAAGTCCTATTCTCGGACCATGGATCGACAAATATGGAGCAAGAATCTTATTACCTGTTGGAGTCACTATTACTGGAATTGGATTAATTTTATTGGGTTTCAATTCTAGTGGAATAATAATGATATTAATTTTTGGAGCAATAGGTATTACAAGTTTAGGAGGACCTGGTGCATTAATAACAACTGTTCCTATATCTAAGTGGTTTGTAGAAAAAAGAGGGAAAGCATTAGCAATTACTTCTTTAGGAGTACCTATTGGAGCTATGATATTTGTTCCTCTTACACAGTTTTTTATCGATATTTCAGGTTGGCGAAATACTTGGATTATTTTTGGATTTATATCTATGTTAATTATTATTCCTCCTGCATTATGGCTCTTAAGAAGACAACCGGAAGATATCGGATTAGTTCCTGACGGAGAATTAATAGAATCTAAAAATCTAAAAGATAAAGAGACATCATGGGAATTCGAAGAAGCATTCAAGACAAGAGTATTTTGGAAAATAACCTTTTGCCTTACGGTTATTTCAATCGCAACTGGGACAATAGCTATACATAGAATTCCTGCATTTATGGATCGAGGTTTAGAACCTCAACTTATTGCACTTGCAACAGCTTTTGATGCTGTATGTGCAGGAATAAGTACTTTTTTTGTTGGTAATTTAGTTAAAAAATTAGGTATACGACTTTTAGGGACATTATCATTTTTATTTTTAGCAATAGCCAGCATAATTACAATTTATGCTTATTCTTTTTGGGTCATTTTTATCTCAATGGCAATATTTGGTCTTGGTATAGGAGGATTAATGTTTATACATTCATTCATTTGGGCGGATTATTTTGGAAGAAAAAACTTAGGAACAATTAGAGGTAAAATTACGCCATTCATATTAATTATTGGAGGTATTGGAGCTCCGGTTTCAGGATACGTAAGAGACTATACAGGAAGCTATCAAAGTATATGGTTTGCTGGATTAATTATGATGATAATTTCGGCACTTATTTTTTCCACATGTAAAAAACCTATTAAAAATATAGAATATAATTAAAAGAATTAAATTAAAGTAAAGAAAATTAAGAAAATGAAAAAAATATTATTTCTAACAATCATATTCATCATGTCTTGCTCGACATCAGTTACTGAAGATCAAGCTAAAACTGAGGCTAAAGAAATTGGAGAATCTATAGTGGAAGTATCCTCTAAAATTGATGATAAACCTTTTGTAAGTCTTCAACAAATCGGGTTTGAAAGCATATTACCAGATATTGTTTATCAAAATTTTCTTGTTCTTAGAGAATTTGATTTCGTAAAAGAAAAATCTGAAAAAAAAGGATATAAAATAATCGGGGATGATTTTATCAGAGCTCCTGGAGAAGAATTAGGTGATAAATTTTCAATAAATCTTAGCGGTGGATTAGCTCTAATTGTAGAAAAGGAAGATATCTTATTTGTGACATATAGATCAACCTCTGCAAAAACAAAAAGAGAATATACCAAGAATGTAATAACCGATCTTGATGGTGCAATGGTAAAGGCTGATTGGATAGAATCTCCAGATGTTTTTGTTCATAGAGGCTTCAGTTCTGAATACGATAGGTTCAGAGAAGTTATTTTTGAAGCAATAGATAAAAATAATCCTCAAAAAATTATTTTTTCTGGTCATAGCTTGGGATCTGCACTTGCTACGCTTTCAGCTCTTGACCTGTCTATGAATTATGGTTACGATGTTTCATTAATTTCCATGGGAGGACCTAGAGTAGGTAATAAAGAATATAGAGAGTTGATGGATAAATATGTAAAGGATAATTATAGAATATTTATACCAAATGATCCCATTGTGAATATTCCCGGAACACTGAAGGACTATGAACATTCAGGACTTGCACTTGGAATTAATTCTGACGGGACCCATAATAATGAAATAACTATTGATAATTTTGGATTTACTGCATACAGATCTATTTTTGATGATAGATTCAATATTCATGGCTACGGAAATTATGCTAAATCTCTAAACATAATTATGTCTAATTGTTATAAGGATAAATTAGAATGCTTTGATATGAAAGAAGCATACATGACTTCTATGGTTGAACGAGAAACAATGAACCAATTTAGAGAAGCTGTCAAAGCAAGACCTAAAGAAATCTTAGATGAAAACATAGAAAAAGCTTTAGGCAATATAGAGGAAGAAAAGAAAAAAATAGAAGAAGTTACAAATGAAATTAGAGAAAAAACAAATGCTCAAGTTTTGAGTACTTTAGACACTATTATTGATGCAAACAAAGCTAAAACTGAGTGGGTAAAAAGTTATCAGGAAAAAGCTAAAAGTCTGAAAGATAAGGCAAAGGACTTATTAAACAAATAGTTTTTGGTGGAGCCTGGGAGGATCGAACTCCCGACCTCTTCCGTGCAAGGGAAGCGCTCTCCCAGCTGAGCTAAGGCCCCATTTAGTTAGAATGCGTATTTGTAATGATACCAAATCAATTATAAATGATTCTATTGTAATAAGGTTGAAAAAGTTGAAAAAATAGTTGAAACGTTTTTCTACTGAGTTATTTGACATCATGTATTTGAATAATTAGTCTGATTGATACATAATTTCTGTAAGCATCACTAAATAGGAGATAAATTTAGATAGAATAAATGATGAAATCTTTTAAATGGCATGGCATTCCAGTTAATATTCCAAATACTCATAAAGAATGGTTGTTTTTTAGTACAGTAATCCTATTTTCTATTGGTTGGTATATTGGTTCACTATTATTTAGGATTTTGAAAACTATTTTAGCTTAGATAAACTGCTACTCTGACATCATGTATTTGAATAATTAGTTGGATAGCTTTTTATAGTTCCCTATCATCTATTCTGTTGGGTGGTTCAGTATTGGCTTTTTGGATAACAATTAAGACATCATCACCATAAATACTTTTGAAGATTCTTTCAATCTTTCTTTTAGAATTTTCATTCAGCATTGATAAATGAAAGAAGTTATATGAAGTAGGATTCTGAAAAGTTAATAGAAGCTTTGGATAGATATAATTTACTCCACTAATATCAAATAATAATTCATTCAGAAACTCCTCATCACTATTAGACAACAGCTCATACCATGTCTGAGGCAATAGATATGTCCTCTCAAACTTTTTAGTATCAAATAATTCTCTTTGGTCTTTATTATTTTGTTTCTTTTTTTTCATGGGATTAAATTAAATCACCTAGAAAACATAAAGTCTTTTTTGATGTCTCATTAGATAGCTAATATTAACATTATGGGTTTTGAATAATTAGTCAGACTCATTCATAATTTCTTATAGTTAATCTATGAAGAGATTATGGAACTCATAGATATATCATATGAATTTATATGATATTTTTCCCATATTTATCTAAAGCTAACTTAAAGACATATAAAAATAACACAGAAAAAATCACAAAAAGTATTAGTCTAAAATCAAATTCATGTACCGATAAGCCTATAGATGTTCCTGCAGCTGGGACATGTTCAGAATTTGTTAAAGTCATAACTAGCAAACAAATAAAAAAAGATATACCAGAAAAAATATGAAAGTTTTTATTAGAAATTGATACATATAAATCTTGATCAAATAATTGAAAAAGAAAGTGTAGAAGAATAAAGGTTATAATAGCTATTAAATTACCAACAACTAGGCTTTTAAAGCGGTTTTGCCTATTTTTAGGGTGTAAAAAAAGTAATGCTACGCTAGAACCTATGGCAGCATTAATTACATTATTAGAAAATGTTTCTCCTACAAGAATGATTATAGTTATAAATATGCCTGCAAGAAGAGATTGTATTACATGATATTTAGTTATGAACCCCTTTTTCATCTCTATAATTCTAACAATAAAAAAAGCTTTCATGGAATAATTTATTTGACTGATTCATAATGATTTTTTGTTTTATTAAGACAGATCTCTTGTATCATTTACAAATTTATTAATAGACTCTTGTGCTTCAAAGAATAAATTACTGTAAACTTTGGCATGCTTTGGCAATTTTTTCGGGCTGTAACCAATTAAGTCATTATAAACTTGAACTTGTCCATCGGAAAAATTTCCTGATGAAATTCCAATTGTTGGTATTGATAATTTTTTTGTAATTTTTTTTGTTAAAAACTCATCCACTAATTCTAAAACTAAAGAAAATACTCCTGATGATTCAAGAGAAATTGCATCATCAAAAATTTCCTTAGCCTCATCCTGATTTTTTCCTAAGATCTTGAATTCTTTATGATTATTAATAGATTGAGGTTTTACTCCAATATGACCCATCACAGCAATTTTATGATCGATTAAATATTTTATGATTTCAAATTTTTCTGATCCTCCTTCTAACTTTACAGCATCTGCACCTGAGTTTATTAATAATGAAGCATTTCTTAATGCATCCTCTTTAGTTTCATATGTACCATAAGATAAATCAGAAACTAGTAACTTATCAATTCCTACTCTTGCTACAGCTTCTGTAGCATTAATCATATCTTCGATAGTCACCTTATTAGTAAAATCATAACCTAAGGATGTAGTACCCAAACTATCTCCTACTAATATCATTTCAGCAGAGGAATTATTTACTATATAACCACTTACATAGTCATATGCTGTAATCATTGTAATTTTCTTAAAATTCTTTAATTTCTGAATTTTCTTAATTGAAACTTTATTCATTTTTTTCTGTAGATAATATTATCAATGAGCCTAATTTTTCCAACATATACTGCAATAAGAATTACAAAATCAGAATTTATTTCATCAACTATTTCAAAGTTTTCTAGATCTCTAATTGATATATATTCAATTTTTATAAGATTGAAATCAGAAAGGTAATTTTCAATTAAGGTAATTATATTTTTTGATTTTTTTTCACCTGATATTAGATTTTTAATACCGAAATATAGAGAATTTATTATTTCAGTTGCTTGATTCTTTTCAGAAACGGATAAATTTTTATTTCTGCTTGATAATGCTAAGCCTTCATTATCTCTTATTGTTTTAGAGGAAATGATCTCAACAGGAATATTTAAATCACTTACAAAAGATTTTATGAGTAACAATTGTTGATAATCTTTTTCACCAAAAATTGCATAATTGGGTTGAATAATATTAAATAATTTTGTAACAACAGTAGCAACTCCTTCCATATTACCTTTTCTATACTTCCCTTCTAAGACATCTGAAAGCATCTTAACTTTTACATATGACTTGAAGTTTTCAGGATAAATTTCCTCAGCTGGAGGACAAAATAATATATCAACACCTAGATTCTGTAATATTTTTTTATCATCTTCAAGACTTCGAGGATAGGTATCAAAATCTTTTGTCGAATTAAATTGAATAGGATTTACAAAAATACTAACTATAATAGTTTCTCCATATGACTTTGCTTTTTCTATGAGAGAAATATGGCCTTCATGTATAGATCCCATAGTGGGTACAAAGGCTATTTTGGATGTTATTTTAGATCTTTCTTCAAAGAAACCTGAGACTGTGTTATGTACTTTCAAATTATACCCAAAATAATATTATTTTTTGCCTTATTAGATTTGACTTCAACTAATTTCAATCTTGGTAAAACATTTATTTGAGATGATACCATATCAATTATAATGGAATCTATTATTAGATTACTAAATCAATTTGAATAAAGATTGATGATTTAAATGACAATTTGTTCGTAAAAAAGTTAAGATATAAAATTTATTTAGAACACAATAAGATTTTTATCTATAATTTGTATACTTATAGTAAGACCAAGCCCCTAAAAGTAGACATAACATAAAAACTGGAAATGCAACCCTTGCGCCTAAGGTCTGACTAAGAATTACTAATAATAAAATTGATGAAGATAATAATATAATTCCTAAATTCTTATATATATTTTTCATTCTATTTTCAATTTATTAACTAAAAGACATAATAATAAAAGAAATGATGAATAATATAAAAAATATTACTGCAAAGAATCCTGAAACATATCTAATAATTTTAGTAAATCTCCGATAATTAAGCATTAGTGATTATAAATTCATTTAGCAAGATTATCCTAAAAATACGTCTGTTTGATCATCTGACTCAAAAACATCATTTAGAAAATTAAACTTATCTTTTCTAGAAATAGTTGAAGCATTAGATTCATCATTGATCTTATAATTTTCTACATTTCTATCAAGATTTTCATTTTTTATTTTATTATCCATACAGTTATTATAAATTAGAGTTTTCAAGTTGAAAATTTATAAAAATTAAATTAATGTCTAATTAACACCAAATAGTCGTAGCTAGACTTCAATATCTAACTACGACTATTATAAACGGCTAATTTATTTAGCTTTTAGTATCAGCTTTAGCAGCAGCCCATATTACTAAACCAAATGCAGTTTTGTTTATCAGGTCTGCAAAGTTATAAATGATATTCATAGTCTGAACACCATCAGTCACATCAACCATATTTCCTATAATGTATCCCAAAGGATAGATAGCCCAACCTACAAGCACAATTAATTTCATAGAATTGAATGCAGACTGAACATTTTCATTCTTACCTTCAGCGCTTGCTTTAGCAGCTCCACCAACAAAAATAAGATAAACTACATATAACCAACCAATCATTCCGATTATGAATCCAATTGTTGCATCAATAACATCCATTTCTCCTAACAATCCTCCTACAAGCATAACTACGCTTGCGATTAGCAATTGCCAGAATAAATTAATAGTTACCTTTCCTACTACTTTTAATATCAAGTAGAATTCAACAATTTGAAGCGGAACAGTGATTAACCAATCAATGTATCTTAATTGAGTTAAATCCCCAGATCCAAATGCTTCAACCCAAGCATCTCTCATATACCAATAGTGAAAAAATGCGATGAAAGTTACTAAACCAGCAACAGTAACTGAAGTTCTCCACTTTGGACTAACCTCTCCTCTTTCAAAGAAGAAGAATACAGCTGAACATAACATAGCTGCAGTACCAAAGTAGAAACTAAACTGCGTCAACGAATTAATATCCATTTTCCCTCCGAATATTTTTTTGTGTTATCAAATGTTAATACAAATAAACAAATAGAGCAATAATAAATTCTATATGGCTTTTAATAATTTACTTTTTGTAAAAATATAAATTATTACTATTTGAAAAATGAGAATATGGATGTAAATTTAAAATATTCTTAATAATTTCCCGGGTGGTCTAATGGTAGGACAGAGGACTTTGACTCCTCCAGTCCTGGTTCGAATCCAGGCCCGGGAGCCAAACCCATTTATCTCATTTCTTGATCAACGGAAAGTTTGAATTCTGAAAGATCGTGACCTGTAACAGTACTCCATGGTGTTTCAACCACATAGTGGTCTTTTCCAATCTCTACTAGAGGAGGTCTCTCTTTAGTATATTGATGATTTTTTCTTACTGGTAGCGGAGTTCTAGTCATAAACACATCACCAACCGGAGGATTTACAGGAGATACCACTTCTCCAGGAAGCACAATTTCATCTCTCTCAATGTCTGGGTGAGATGGCAAGGCTGCTGAAATTAAGGCATTTGTATATAAATGAGTTGGATTAGCAAAAATAGCTTCTGTGTCTCCATATTCTTGAATAACCCCCAAATACATTACCGCAGTTCTATGACACATATATCTAACTGTAGCTAAGTTGTGAGCAATCAAAATATAAGCAAGGTCATGCTCATTTTGCAGATCTACTAATAAATTCATTATTTGAGCACGAATTGACACATCGAGAGCTGAAACAGGTTCATCAAGAACAATCAGTTTAGGATTTAAGGCCAGTGCTCTTGCTATACCAATTCTTTGTCTCTGTCCTCCAGAGAATTCATGTGGATACAAGTTACCCTGATATGGATTAAGACCTACTTCAGCAAGTAAATCTCCAGCCCTAGTATCTCGTTCCTTTTTCGTCATTGTAGTATTAATTTCAAGTGGTTCAGAAATTATTGTATTAACTCTCATTCGAGGGTTAAGAGATGACCACGGATCTTGAAATACTGCTTGAACAGATCTTCTCATTTCTCTTCTTCCAGCGCCTGAAAGCTGAGTTACATCTTCTCCCTGAAAAAATATGCTTCCAACCTCAACTTCTCCATCAGTTGATGGGTTTTCAAGTCCAAGTACCATTTTGGCTGTAGTTGTTTTACCACAACCTGATTCACCAACAAGTCCAATAGTCTTTCCTGATGGAACATCGAAGGAAACATTATCAACAGCCTTTAGCCAATCAAAACTACCAATAATTGGCAACCCTTTATTAACTTGGTACCATTTT contains these protein-coding regions:
- the panC gene encoding pantoate--beta-alanine ligase — translated: MKVHNTVSGFFEERSKITSKIAFVPTMGSIHEGHISLIEKAKSYGETIIVSIFVNPIQFNSTKDFDTYPRSLEDDKKILQNLGVDILFCPPAEEIYPENFKSYVKVKMLSDVLEGKYRKGNMEGVATVVTKLFNIIQPNYAIFGEKDYQQLLLIKSFVSDLNIPVEIISSKTIRDNEGLALSSRNKNLSVSEKNQATEIINSLYFGIKNLISGEKKSKNIITLIENYLSDFNLIKIEYISIRDLENFEIVDEINSDFVILIAVYVGKIRLIDNIIYRKK
- a CDS encoding bacteriorhodopsin-like, translating into MDINSLTQFSFYFGTAAMLCSAVFFFFERGEVSPKWRTSVTVAGLVTFIAFFHYWYMRDAWVEAFGSGDLTQLRYIDWLITVPLQIVEFYLILKVVGKVTINLFWQLLIASVVMLVGGLLGEMDVIDATIGFIIGMIGWLYVVYLIFVGGAAKASAEGKNENVQSAFNSMKLIVLVGWAIYPLGYIIGNMVDVTDGVQTMNIIYNFADLINKTAFGLVIWAAAKADTKS
- a CDS encoding ATP-binding cassette domain-containing protein, which encodes MTTTDKRDYSNVPSAIGCSNDGDPIIQVRNIRKWYQVNKGLPIIGSFDWLKAVDNVSFDVPSGKTIGLVGESGCGKTTTAKMVLGLENPSTDGEVEVGSIFFQGEDVTQLSGAGRREMRRSVQAVFQDPWSSLNPRMRVNTIISEPLEINTTMTKKERDTRAGDLLAEVGLNPYQGNLYPHEFSGGQRQRIGIARALALNPKLIVLDEPVSALDVSIRAQIMNLLVDLQNEHDLAYILIAHNLATVRYMCHRTAVMYLGVIQEYGDTEAIFANPTHLYTNALISAALPSHPDIERDEIVLPGEVVSPVNPPVGDVFMTRTPLPVRKNHQYTKERPPLVEIGKDHYVVETPWSTVTGHDLSEFKLSVDQEMR